From a region of the Odocoileus virginianus isolate 20LAN1187 ecotype Illinois chromosome 1, Ovbor_1.2, whole genome shotgun sequence genome:
- the PDIA4 gene encoding protein disulfide-isomerase A4: MRPRKAWMLVLLLALAQLLAVASAGGPDEDSSDKEDAVEEDDEEDEDDDDDDDDDDLEVKEENGVLILNDANFDNFVADKDTVLLEFYAPWCGHCKQFAPEYEKIATTLKENDPPIPVAKIDATSESALASRFDVSGYPTIKILKKGQAVDYEGSRTQEEIVAKVKEVSQPNWTPPPEVTLVLTKDNFDEVVNDADIMLVEFYAPWCGHCKKLAPEYEKAAKELSKRSPPIPLAKVDAIAETDLAKRFDVSGYPTLKIFRKGKAFDYNGPREKYGIVDYMIEQSGPPSKQILALKQVQEFLKDGDDVIVIGVFKSESDPAYQLYQDAANSLREDYKFHHTFSTEIAKFLKVSLGKLVVMQPEKFQSKYEPKSYVMDIKDSTEAAAIAEHVVKHTLPLVGHRKAANDAKRYARRPLVVVYYGVDFSFDYRAATQFWRNKVLEVAKDFPEYTFAVADEDDFATEVKDLGLSESGEEVNAAVLDEGGRRFAMEPDDFDADALRDFVTAFKKGKLKPVIKSQPVPKNNKGPVKVVVGKTFDSIVMDPKKDVLIEFYAPWCGHCKQLEPVYTSLGKKYKGHKNLVIAKMDATANDVTSDRYKVEGFPTIYFAPSGDKKNPIKFEDGNRDLEHLSKFIEEHATKLSRTREEL, from the exons ATTCTTCCGACAAAGAGGATGCCGTCGAGGAGGATGACGAGGAGGACGAGGACGACGATGACGACGACGACGACGATGACTTGGAAGTTAAGGAGGAAAACGGCGTCTTGATCCTAAACGATGCAAACTTCGATAACTTTGTGGCCGACAAAGACACAGTACTGCTGGAGTTCTACGCTCCGTG GTGTGGGCACTGCAAACAGTTTGCTCCAGAATACGAAAAAATCGCCACCACCTTGAAGGAGAACGACCCTCCCATCCCTGTCGCCAAGATCGACGCGACCTCAGAGTCGGCGCTGGCCAGCAGGTTTGATGTGAGCGGCTACCCCACCATCAAGATCCTGAAGAAGGGTCAGGCGGTCGACTACGAGGGCTCCAGGACCCAGGAAG AAATTGTGGCCAAGGTCAAAGAGGTCTCCCAGCCCAACTGGACGCCTCCACCAGAAGTCACGCTCGTGCTGACCAAGGACAACTTCGATGAAGTGGTGAATGACGCTGACATCATGCTGGTGGAGTTTTATGCTCCCTG GTGTGGACACTGCAAGAAACTGGCCCCCGAGTATGAAAAGGCTGCCAAGGAGCTGAGTAAGCGCTCTCCCCCGATCCCCCTGGCGAAGGTCGACGCCATAGCGGAGACAGACCTCGCCAAGAGGTTCGACGTCTCCGGCTACCCGACCCTGAAGATCTTCCGCAAGGGGAAGGCTTTCGATTACAACGGCCCACGGGAAAAATACG GGATCGTCGACTACATGATCGAGCAGTCCGGGCCTCCCTCCAAGCAGATCCTGGCCCTCAAGCAGGTCCAGGAGTTCCTGAAGGATGGAGACGACGTCATCGTCATTGGGGTCTTTAAGTCGGAGAGCGACCCGGCCTACCAGCTGTACCAGGACGCAG CTAACAGCCTGAGAGAGGATTACAAATTCCACCACACTTTCAGCACCGAAATAGCAAAGTTCTTGAAAGTCTCCCTGGGGAAGTTGGTCGTCATGCAGCCTGAGAAATTCCAGTCCAAATACGAGCCCAAGAGCTATGTGATGGACATCAAG GACTCCACGGAGGCCGCGGCCATCGCGGAGCACGTGGTGAAGCACACGCTGCCCCTGGTCGGCCACCGCAAGGCTGCCAACGACGCCAAGCGCTATGCACGGCGCCCCCTGGTGGTCGTCTACTACGGCGTGGACTTCAGCTTTGACTACCGCGCGG CCACTCAGTTCTGGCGGAACAAGGTCCTGGAGGTGGCCAAGGACTTCCCCGAGTACACCTTCGCCGTGGCCGACGAGGACGACTTCGCCACGGAGGTGAAGGACCTGGGGCTGAGCGAGAGCGGGGAGGAGGTGAACGCAGCCGTCCTGGACGAGGGCGGCCGCAGATTCGCCATGGAGCCCGACGACTTCGACGCCGACGCCCTGCGCGACTTCGTCACCGCCTTCAAGAAAG GAAAACTGAAGCCTGTCATCAAATCCCAGCCAGTACCCAAGAACAACAAGGGGCCGGTCAAGGTCGTGGTGGGGAAGACCTTTGACTCCATCGTGATGGACCCTAAGAAGGACGTCCTCATCGAGTTCTACGCGCCCTGGTGCGGGCATTGCAAGCAGCTGGAGCCGGTGTACACCTCCCTGGGCAAGAAGTACAAGGGCCACAAGAACCTGGTCATCGCCAAGATGGATGCCACGGCCAACGACGTCACCAGTGACCGCTACAAAGTCGAGGGCTTCCCCACCATCTACTTCGCCCCCAGTGGGGACAAAAAGAACCCAATTAAATTCGAGGACGGAAACAGAGACCTGGAGCATTTGAGCAAGTTTATAGAAGAACATGCCACAAAACTGAGCAGAACCAGGGAAGAACTTTGA